The following proteins come from a genomic window of Ursus arctos isolate Adak ecotype North America unplaced genomic scaffold, UrsArc2.0 scaffold_12, whole genome shotgun sequence:
- the ECHDC2 gene encoding enoyl-CoA hydratase domain-containing protein 2, mitochondrial isoform X7, with protein sequence MNRPSARNALGNVLVSELLEALAQLREDQQVRVLLFRSGVKGVFCAGADLKEREQMSEAEVEIFVQRLRGLMNEIAAFPAPTIAAMDGFALGGGLELALACDLRVAASSAVMGLIETTRGLLPGAGGTQRLPRCLGVALAKELIFTGRRLSGAQAHALGLVNHAVSQNEEGNAAYYRARELAQEILPQAPIAVRLGKVAIDRGMEVDIESGMAIEGLCYAQNIPTQDRLEGMAAFREKRPPRFVGK encoded by the exons ATGAATAGACCGAGTGCCCGCAATGCCCTGGGGAACGTCTTGGTCAGCGAG CTGCTGGAAGCTCTGGCCCAGCTGCGGGAGGACCAGCAAGTGCGTGTTCTGCTATTCAGAAGTGGAGTGAAGGGCGTGTTCTGTGCAG GTGCAGACCTGAAGGAGCGGGAGCAGATGAGTGAGGCCGAAGTGGAGATCTTTGTCCAGCGGCTCCGAGGCCTGATGAATGAGATTG CAGCCTTCCCTGCGCCCACTATTGCAGCCATGGACGGGTTTGCCTTGGGTGGAGGCCTGGAACTTGCCCTGGCCTGTGACCTCCGAGTGGCAG CTTCCTCAGCTGTCATGGGGCTGATCGAGACCACCCGAGGGCTTCTCCCGGGAGCAG GAGGGACTCAGAGGCTGCCTCGATGCCTGGGGGTGGCCCTGGCAAAGGAGCTCATCTTCACAGGCCGAAGACTGAGTGGTGCACAGGCCCACGCCCTGGGGCTGGTGAACCACGCTGTTTCCCAGAATGAGGAGGGCAACGCCGCCTACTATCGGGCACGAGAACTGGCCCAGGAGATCCTGCCCCAG gcACCCATTGCTGTGCGTCTGGGCAAAGTAGCCATTGATAGAGGAATGGAG GTGGACATCGAATCGGGGATGGCCATTGAAGGACTATGCTATGCCCAG AACATCCCCACCCAGGATCGCCTCGAGGGCATGGCAGCCTTCAGGGAGAAGCGGCCCCCCAGATTTGTTGGCAAGTGA
- the ECHDC2 gene encoding enoyl-CoA hydratase domain-containing protein 2, mitochondrial isoform X6, whose protein sequence is MNRPSARNALGNVLVSELLEALAQLREDQQVRVLLFRSGVKGVFCAGADLKEREQMSEAEVEIFVQRLRGLMNEIAAFPAPTIAAMDGFALGGGLELALACDLRVAAASSAVMGLIETTRGLLPGAGGTQRLPRCLGVALAKELIFTGRRLSGAQAHALGLVNHAVSQNEEGNAAYYRARELAQEILPQAPIAVRLGKVAIDRGMEVDIESGMAIEGLCYAQNIPTQDRLEGMAAFREKRPPRFVGK, encoded by the exons ATGAATAGACCGAGTGCCCGCAATGCCCTGGGGAACGTCTTGGTCAGCGAG CTGCTGGAAGCTCTGGCCCAGCTGCGGGAGGACCAGCAAGTGCGTGTTCTGCTATTCAGAAGTGGAGTGAAGGGCGTGTTCTGTGCAG GTGCAGACCTGAAGGAGCGGGAGCAGATGAGTGAGGCCGAAGTGGAGATCTTTGTCCAGCGGCTCCGAGGCCTGATGAATGAGATTG CAGCCTTCCCTGCGCCCACTATTGCAGCCATGGACGGGTTTGCCTTGGGTGGAGGCCTGGAACTTGCCCTGGCCTGTGACCTCCGAGTGGCAG CAGCTTCCTCAGCTGTCATGGGGCTGATCGAGACCACCCGAGGGCTTCTCCCGGGAGCAG GAGGGACTCAGAGGCTGCCTCGATGCCTGGGGGTGGCCCTGGCAAAGGAGCTCATCTTCACAGGCCGAAGACTGAGTGGTGCACAGGCCCACGCCCTGGGGCTGGTGAACCACGCTGTTTCCCAGAATGAGGAGGGCAACGCCGCCTACTATCGGGCACGAGAACTGGCCCAGGAGATCCTGCCCCAG gcACCCATTGCTGTGCGTCTGGGCAAAGTAGCCATTGATAGAGGAATGGAG GTGGACATCGAATCGGGGATGGCCATTGAAGGACTATGCTATGCCCAG AACATCCCCACCCAGGATCGCCTCGAGGGCATGGCAGCCTTCAGGGAGAAGCGGCCCCCCAGATTTGTTGGCAAGTGA